From a single Vanacampus margaritifer isolate UIUO_Vmar chromosome 15, RoL_Vmar_1.0, whole genome shotgun sequence genomic region:
- the tcp11l2 gene encoding T-complex protein 11-like protein 2 isoform X1 yields MVSPVCPRAPLRIEGPLNRQAFNTGNGYASLHEATISYIRSKMPLNNERPSSTSSGDEQGSDGESSPGRCDSTASASDTDCSRESFTSVGSSKHCSPSSSPPKTLTLDEVMGSARDLSNLSLFHEIVVNRDFHLEPHSLPEDSLWKMVRDNVHKAFWDILESELNDDPPEYQQAIKLLEEIREILLSFLNPGANRMRTQILEVLDMDLIRQQVDNDAVDIAGLASYIISAMGKLCAPVRDDEIKKLRESTDNTVTLFRDIFRVLDLMKADFVNLTINNLRPVMQKQSVEYERATFQSILDKTPGALDNTAAWIKMTFEELLSTMPSNRGKGQSCLPGPFQVLNAAFLHILMWDYNQHPLPETWMTDEGRLREVQAQLKRWQAVNEVLLIVYSTVGGPVQGVAALSERLKRMTAVLLDHNPTLSLQEALVGVSAQICSELNKSLAERGYPTLSPALQATLAGQICSIAHKENPIRTLVEDRVQHYFTALICDPKPQARLEQTPAGLSAIRSELVTLATKFLSLVNYNKAVYGPFYADIIRKLMFTNSPPPPSSSSPPSSPPQDTVASE; encoded by the exons CTCGAAGATGCCCCTGAACAACGAGCGTCCGTCCTCCACCTCCAGCGGCGACGAGCAGGGCAGCGATGGCGAGTCATCACCGGGGCGCTGCGACAGCACCGCGTCGGCCAGCGACACCGACTGCTCCCGCGAGAGCTTCACCAGCGTTGGCTCCAGCAAACACTGCTCGCCCTCCT CAAGCCCTCCCAAGACGCTCACCCTGGACGAGGTTATGGGTTCTGCCAGAGACCTCTCCAACCTCAGCTTGTTCCACGAGATAGTCGTCAACCGCGACTTCCACCTGGAGCCGCACAGCCTGCCCGAGGACAG TTTATGGAAGATGGTCCGCGACAACGTCCACAAGGCATTCTGGGACATCCTAGAGTCTGAGCTGAACGACGACCCGCCCGAGTACCAGCAAGCCATCAAACTGCTGGAGGAAATCCGAGAG ATTTTGCTGTCCTTCCTCAACCCCGGCGCCAACCGCATGCGGACGCAAATCCTGGAGGTGCTGGACATGGACCTGATCAGGCAACAGGTGGACAACGACGCCGTGGACATCGCCGGCCTGGCTTCGTACATCATCAGCGCCATGGGAAAGCTGTGCGCGCCCGTCCGCGACGACGAGATCAAGAAGCTGAGGGAGAGCACGGACAACACGGTGACGCTCTTCAG GGACATCTTCCGCGTGCTGGACCTGATGAAGGCGGACTTTGTCAACCTGACCATCAACAACCTGCGGCCCGTCATGCAGAAGCAGAGCGTGGAGTACGAGAGGGCGACGTTCCAGAGCATCCTGGACAAGACGCCCG GTGCTTTGGACAACACCGCCGCTTGGATCAAAATGACTTTTGAGGAGCTTCTGTCCACCATGCCGAGCAACCGGGGGAAAGGACAGTCGTGTTTACCTGGACCCTTCCAAGTTCTAAATGCGGCCTTTCTACACATACTCATGTGGGACTACAATCAGCACCCACTCCCAGAG ACGTGGATGACGGACGAGGGCCGTCTGCGGGAGGTGCAGGCGCAGCTGAAGCGGTGGCAGGCGGTCAACGAGGTTCTGCTCATCGTCTACAGCACGGTCGGCGGGCCTGTCCAGGGCGTGGCGGCCCTGTCGGAGCGACTCAAGAGGATGACCGCCGTGCTGCTCGACCACAACCC GACTTTAAGCCTGCAGGAGGCGCTAGTGGGCGTCAGCGCACAGATCTGCAGCGAGCTGAACAAGTCTCTAGCGGAGAGGGGCTACCCCACACTAAGCCCCGCGTTGCAGGCCACCCTCGCGGGCCAGATCTGCAGCATCGCCCACAAGGAAAACCCCATCCGCACTCTCGTTG AGGACCGCGTGCAGCACTACTTCACGGCGCTCATCTGCGATCCCAAACCTCAAGCCAGACTGGAACAAACACCCGCCGGCCTCAGCGCCATCCGTTCGGAGTTGGTCACGTTGGCCACCAAGTTCCTTTCCCTGGTCAACTACAACAAGGCCGTCTATGGACCTTTCTACGCCGACATCATCAGGAAGTTGATGTTCACCAAcagcccgccgccgccgtcgtcgtcgtcgccgcCATCTTCCCCGCCTCAGGACACTGTCGCCTCTGAATGA
- the tcp11l2 gene encoding T-complex protein 11-like protein 2 isoform X2 — translation MAPLRIEGPLNRQAFNTGNGYASLHEATISYIRSKMPLNNERPSSTSSGDEQGSDGESSPGRCDSTASASDTDCSRESFTSVGSSKHCSPSSSPPKTLTLDEVMGSARDLSNLSLFHEIVVNRDFHLEPHSLPEDSLWKMVRDNVHKAFWDILESELNDDPPEYQQAIKLLEEIREILLSFLNPGANRMRTQILEVLDMDLIRQQVDNDAVDIAGLASYIISAMGKLCAPVRDDEIKKLRESTDNTVTLFRDIFRVLDLMKADFVNLTINNLRPVMQKQSVEYERATFQSILDKTPGALDNTAAWIKMTFEELLSTMPSNRGKGQSCLPGPFQVLNAAFLHILMWDYNQHPLPETWMTDEGRLREVQAQLKRWQAVNEVLLIVYSTVGGPVQGVAALSERLKRMTAVLLDHNPTLSLQEALVGVSAQICSELNKSLAERGYPTLSPALQATLAGQICSIAHKENPIRTLVEDRVQHYFTALICDPKPQARLEQTPAGLSAIRSELVTLATKFLSLVNYNKAVYGPFYADIIRKLMFTNSPPPPSSSSPPSSPPQDTVASE, via the exons CTCGAAGATGCCCCTGAACAACGAGCGTCCGTCCTCCACCTCCAGCGGCGACGAGCAGGGCAGCGATGGCGAGTCATCACCGGGGCGCTGCGACAGCACCGCGTCGGCCAGCGACACCGACTGCTCCCGCGAGAGCTTCACCAGCGTTGGCTCCAGCAAACACTGCTCGCCCTCCT CAAGCCCTCCCAAGACGCTCACCCTGGACGAGGTTATGGGTTCTGCCAGAGACCTCTCCAACCTCAGCTTGTTCCACGAGATAGTCGTCAACCGCGACTTCCACCTGGAGCCGCACAGCCTGCCCGAGGACAG TTTATGGAAGATGGTCCGCGACAACGTCCACAAGGCATTCTGGGACATCCTAGAGTCTGAGCTGAACGACGACCCGCCCGAGTACCAGCAAGCCATCAAACTGCTGGAGGAAATCCGAGAG ATTTTGCTGTCCTTCCTCAACCCCGGCGCCAACCGCATGCGGACGCAAATCCTGGAGGTGCTGGACATGGACCTGATCAGGCAACAGGTGGACAACGACGCCGTGGACATCGCCGGCCTGGCTTCGTACATCATCAGCGCCATGGGAAAGCTGTGCGCGCCCGTCCGCGACGACGAGATCAAGAAGCTGAGGGAGAGCACGGACAACACGGTGACGCTCTTCAG GGACATCTTCCGCGTGCTGGACCTGATGAAGGCGGACTTTGTCAACCTGACCATCAACAACCTGCGGCCCGTCATGCAGAAGCAGAGCGTGGAGTACGAGAGGGCGACGTTCCAGAGCATCCTGGACAAGACGCCCG GTGCTTTGGACAACACCGCCGCTTGGATCAAAATGACTTTTGAGGAGCTTCTGTCCACCATGCCGAGCAACCGGGGGAAAGGACAGTCGTGTTTACCTGGACCCTTCCAAGTTCTAAATGCGGCCTTTCTACACATACTCATGTGGGACTACAATCAGCACCCACTCCCAGAG ACGTGGATGACGGACGAGGGCCGTCTGCGGGAGGTGCAGGCGCAGCTGAAGCGGTGGCAGGCGGTCAACGAGGTTCTGCTCATCGTCTACAGCACGGTCGGCGGGCCTGTCCAGGGCGTGGCGGCCCTGTCGGAGCGACTCAAGAGGATGACCGCCGTGCTGCTCGACCACAACCC GACTTTAAGCCTGCAGGAGGCGCTAGTGGGCGTCAGCGCACAGATCTGCAGCGAGCTGAACAAGTCTCTAGCGGAGAGGGGCTACCCCACACTAAGCCCCGCGTTGCAGGCCACCCTCGCGGGCCAGATCTGCAGCATCGCCCACAAGGAAAACCCCATCCGCACTCTCGTTG AGGACCGCGTGCAGCACTACTTCACGGCGCTCATCTGCGATCCCAAACCTCAAGCCAGACTGGAACAAACACCCGCCGGCCTCAGCGCCATCCGTTCGGAGTTGGTCACGTTGGCCACCAAGTTCCTTTCCCTGGTCAACTACAACAAGGCCGTCTATGGACCTTTCTACGCCGACATCATCAGGAAGTTGATGTTCACCAAcagcccgccgccgccgtcgtcgtcgtcgccgcCATCTTCCCCGCCTCAGGACACTGTCGCCTCTGAATGA